A single Desulfurobacterium sp. TC5-1 DNA region contains:
- the flgG gene encoding flagellar basal-body rod protein FlgG — MIRALWTSASGMEAQQTNLDVVSNNIANVNTIGFKRSRANFEDLMYQTIKDPGVMSSDENMVPSGIQIGLGVKLSDVSKIFTQGSLIKTDKKFDLAIQGDGFFKIELPGGGEAYTRAGDFQVDSEGYLVTPEGYRLSPNIQISSPETIVNVSISPNGNVYIVRNSGGQETTEEVGKIKLYKFINPSGLKSLGGNLYAQTDASGEPIEGDPNTDGYGKLLQGFLEASNVNIVEEMVNLIVAQRAYEINSKGITTADDMLRVVSSLKS; from the coding sequence ATGATAAGGGCTCTCTGGACATCCGCTTCCGGAATGGAAGCACAGCAGACAAACCTTGACGTTGTTTCAAACAACATAGCCAACGTTAACACTATTGGATTTAAACGTTCGAGAGCAAACTTTGAAGACTTGATGTATCAGACGATTAAAGATCCCGGAGTTATGAGTTCAGATGAAAACATGGTGCCTTCCGGCATTCAGATAGGACTTGGCGTTAAGCTTTCTGACGTCAGCAAGATATTCACACAGGGAAGTTTGATAAAGACAGATAAAAAGTTTGACCTTGCCATTCAGGGTGATGGATTTTTCAAAATAGAGCTTCCCGGCGGCGGAGAGGCTTATACGAGAGCGGGTGATTTTCAGGTTGACAGTGAAGGTTATCTTGTTACGCCTGAAGGTTACCGTTTGAGCCCAAATATACAGATTTCTTCCCCTGAAACGATAGTAAATGTGTCCATAAGTCCAAATGGAAACGTTTACATTGTTAGAAACAGCGGCGGGCAGGAGACAACAGAAGAGGTTGGAAAAATAAAGCTTTATAAGTTCATAAATCCCTCAGGTTTAAAGTCACTCGGTGGCAATCTTTACGCTCAAACAGATGCTTCAGGTGAACCTATTGAAGGTGATCCAAACACCGATGGTTACGGAAAACTACTTCAGGGATTCCTTGAGGCTTCCAACGTCAATATCGTTGAAGAGATGGTTAACCTGATAGTGGCCCAGCGTGCCTATGAAATTAACTCAAAAGGCATAACAACGGCTGACGATATGCTTCGGGTTGTCAGTTCTCTTAAATCATAA
- the flgA gene encoding flagellar basal body P-ring formation chaperone FlgA: MRFLLLAFSFLLLTVLPASGETVKDFIKHYIDVHFPGKAVIFVSAPDKDIDSDSVRVTLTSEDKYYLRFRLFVKDGAKEEIIPVNVRVANLKPVVVAAHDILPKTLIKKSDLKVKKVLEGRASLGFNSAEDVIGKRAKRLIRAGAIIKPSDVIPDFKVFKNAPVKVVYVSNNIRIEMVGQALQNGALGDIIEVKNISTGKKLLCRVIGSGVVEFVP; this comes from the coding sequence TTGCGCTTTTTACTCCTTGCTTTTTCGTTTCTTCTTTTAACGGTTTTGCCGGCAAGTGGTGAAACCGTTAAAGATTTTATAAAACACTACATTGATGTTCATTTTCCGGGTAAAGCGGTAATTTTTGTAAGTGCACCTGATAAAGATATAGATTCTGATTCTGTCAGGGTTACGCTTACTTCAGAAGATAAATATTATCTGCGTTTCAGACTTTTTGTAAAAGATGGCGCAAAGGAAGAGATTATTCCTGTAAACGTGAGGGTTGCAAATCTTAAACCTGTAGTTGTTGCTGCACATGATATTCTTCCTAAAACGCTTATAAAAAAGAGTGACCTTAAAGTTAAAAAGGTTTTAGAAGGCAGGGCTTCTCTTGGTTTCAACTCTGCTGAAGATGTTATCGGTAAAAGGGCAAAAAGACTTATAAGAGCCGGCGCTATAATTAAGCCTTCAGATGTGATTCCAGATTTTAAGGTTTTCAAAAATGCGCCGGTTAAGGTTGTCTATGTTTCTAACAACATAAGAATAGAGATGGTGGGACAGGCACTTCAAAATGGTGCTTTAGGGGATATAATAGAGGTTAAAAACATATCTACCGGGAAGAAATTGCTATGCAGAGTTATAGGAAGTGGTGTTGTGGAATTTGTGCCCTGA